A single Methanocaldococcus bathoardescens DNA region contains:
- a CDS encoding selenium metabolism-associated LysR family transcriptional regulator gives MDPKISYFQTFIVASKTKSFSKAAKRLGITQGTVSNHISALEKYFDAQLFLRTPEGVDLTPEGKIFYERAEKILDLLNEAKLLMRAIHENPEGIIRIYASTTPGEHILPSIIKEYKSSYKNVDFEITITDSERCFKALDEGLADIAAVGYLKNKNYEYTIIGKDRLVLIVPPNHPLAEKGSAKLEDILKEDYIDREEGSGTREAFIKALNDKGYSIMDLNVVMRLGSHSAVITAVSEGYGVSVVSEIPAKKAEDAGLVKIVPVVDLDVVRYLYLVKSRRPKNPSAVKSFWEFVTRV, from the coding sequence ATGGATCCAAAAATAAGTTATTTCCAAACATTTATAGTCGCAAGTAAAACAAAAAGTTTTTCTAAAGCGGCTAAAAGATTAGGAATAACTCAAGGAACTGTTAGCAATCACATATCAGCACTTGAGAAATATTTCGATGCTCAACTCTTTTTAAGAACTCCAGAAGGTGTTGATTTAACTCCTGAAGGAAAAATATTTTATGAGAGAGCTGAAAAGATTTTGGATTTGTTGAATGAAGCAAAATTGTTGATGAGAGCTATACACGAAAATCCAGAAGGAATTATTAGAATTTACGCATCTACAACACCTGGAGAACACATTTTACCTTCAATTATTAAAGAATATAAAAGCTCATATAAAAATGTAGATTTTGAAATTACAATAACTGATTCTGAAAGATGTTTTAAGGCATTAGATGAAGGATTGGCAGATATAGCGGCTGTTGGTTATCTAAAAAACAAAAATTACGAATACACAATTATAGGTAAAGATCGATTGGTTTTGATTGTCCCACCAAACCATCCACTTGCAGAGAAAGGTAGTGCTAAGCTTGAAGATATACTTAAAGAGGATTACATTGATAGGGAAGAAGGTTCTGGGACAAGAGAAGCATTTATAAAAGCATTAAATGATAAAGGATATTCAATAATGGATTTAAACGTTGTAATGAGATTAGGTAGCCATTCAGCAGTTATAACTGCAGTTTCTGAAGGTTATGGAGTTAGTGTTGTGTCAGAAATCCCTGCTAAAAAGGCAGAAGATGCAGGATTGGTTAAAATAGTCCCAGTTGTAGATTTGGATGTTGTAAGATATCTATATTTAGTTAAGAGTAGAAGACCAAAAAACCCAAGTGCGGTTAAATCATTTTGGGAGTTTGTTACAAGAGTCTAA
- a CDS encoding gamma carbonic anhydrase family protein, translating to MISKNARIAKGAIIVGDVTIGDYTSVWYNAVIRGDVDKIIIGKYSNVQDCCVIHCSKGYPTIIGDYVSIGHGAVIHGCKIGDNVLVGMNATILNGAKIGENCIIGANALVTQNKEIPPNSLVLGVPGRVVRELTEEEIKSIKENALRYVKLSETLESYK from the coding sequence ATGATTTCAAAAAATGCAAGGATAGCTAAAGGGGCTATAATTGTTGGGGATGTGACTATTGGAGATTATACATCTGTTTGGTATAATGCTGTAATTAGAGGAGATGTTGATAAAATAATAATTGGAAAATACTCAAATGTTCAAGATTGTTGTGTCATCCATTGCTCTAAGGGTTATCCAACTATAATTGGGGATTATGTTAGTATTGGACATGGAGCAGTTATTCATGGTTGTAAGATTGGAGATAATGTCTTAGTGGGGATGAATGCTACAATATTAAATGGAGCTAAGATTGGAGAAAATTGTATAATTGGGGCTAACGCATTAGTTACTCAAAATAAGGAGATTCCACCTAATAGCTTAGTTTTAGGTGTTCCTGGAAGAGTTGTTAGAGAACTTACAGAAGAAGAAATTAAAAGTATAAAAGAAAATGCATTGAGATATGTTAAATTATCTGAAACCTTAGAAAGTTATAAATAA
- a CDS encoding MBL fold metallo-hydrolase: protein MIKLLYEGVLIRENGIIKKASSSSTLIVTDNNNIIVDTSTKDMENIIIKGLSELNLSPNDIDVVINTHLHYDHIENNSIFKNATFYASTKEFGFNDNFEDFRKFKDKEIEIIETPGHTYGSISVIYKDDYVIVGDASPLKNNILKMIPPKLNVDEKLALESLKKIRELRKNVITGHEGIVYKEELILY from the coding sequence ATGATAAAACTCCTATACGAGGGTGTCTTAATCAGAGAAAATGGAATAATTAAGAAAGCTTCATCTTCATCAACGTTAATTGTTACAGACAACAACAATATAATTGTTGACACTTCAACAAAAGATATGGAAAATATCATTATTAAAGGTTTATCTGAACTAAATCTATCTCCAAATGATATAGATGTAGTTATAAATACACATCTTCATTATGACCATATAGAAAACAACTCAATATTTAAAAACGCTACATTTTATGCTTCTACAAAAGAGTTTGGATTTAACGATAATTTTGAAGATTTTAGAAAGTTTAAAGATAAAGAGATTGAGATTATTGAAACTCCTGGACATACCTATGGCAGTATTTCAGTTATTTATAAAGATGATTATGTTATTGTTGGTGATGCCTCTCCTTTAAAAAATAATATACTAAAAATGATTCCTCCAAAATTAAATGTAGATGAAAAATTAGCTTTAGAGAGTTTAAAGAAAATTAGAGAGCTGAGAAAAAATGTAATTACGGGACATGAAGGAATTGTTTATAAAGAAGAGCTTATTTTATATTAA
- a CDS encoding phosphoribosyl-ATP diphosphatase, whose protein sequence is MNILEEVYEVIKQRIKEKPENSYVAKLTTDDKKPAINKICEKIGEEATELILAAKDNKKDEIIYEAADLIFHTMVLLAYKNIEFEELLKEFERRKK, encoded by the coding sequence TTGAATATCTTAGAAGAGGTTTATGAAGTAATTAAACAAAGAATTAAGGAAAAGCCAGAAAATTCTTATGTAGCAAAGCTAACAACCGATGATAAAAAACCTGCAATAAATAAAATCTGTGAGAAAATTGGGGAAGAAGCAACAGAATTAATTTTAGCTGCTAAAGATAACAAAAAAGATGAGATTATTTATGAAGCAGCTGATTTGATATTCCATACAATGGTGTTATTGGCTTATAAAAACATAGAGTTTGAAGAGCTATTAAAGGAGTTTGAAAGAAGAAAAAAGTAA
- a CDS encoding ATP-dependent helicase: protein MGKVEYLKKEYSDEEIYEILEEPVKEWFRKKYGSFTPPQRYAIKEIHEGKNVLICSPTGSGKTLSAFLAGINELIKLSMENKLEDRIYILYVSPLRALNNDIERNLKEPLKEIYEVAKELNIELDEIRVAVRTSDTTSSQKQRMLKKPPHILITTPESLAIALNSPKFSQLLSGIKYVIVDEIHALTNKRGVHLSLSLERLNRIANFIRIGLSATIHPLTEVAKFLVGNGRDCYIVDVNYAKEIEIKVISPVDDFIYTPSEEISKRLYNLLKKLIEEHKTTLIFTNTRSATERVAFHLKQLGVEKVETHHSSLSREHRLEVEEKLKKGEIKVCISSTSLELGVDIGSIDLVILLGSPKSVSRALQRIGRSGHRLHEKSKGIIIPFDRDDLVENVVLAYDAKIGRIDKVHIPKNCLDVLAQHLVGMALEKVWDVDEAYNLIKKAYPYKDLSKEDFLDVLNYLAGGIEEKNVYAKIWLKDNKFGKRGKSVRAIYYMNVGTIPDETAVDVIADGKYIGEVEEEFAEKLMKGDIFVLGGKTYKYLGGRGNKIRVKEVFDEKPTIPAWFSEQLPLAYDLALDIEKFRKEVLSSDIKDIKEKYDIDEKTAKAIKNYINEQNSFAIVPDDEKVLIESFDEEKRRYYIFHFVAGRRANEALARAFANYISKIKKCNVRISVNDYGFALILPKNRKIKKADIVELFNLDIIKNVKESIERSEILKRRFRHVATRGFMILRKYMNRKISVDRQQFNAEMLLKYCKEVNHPLYRETLREILEDSLDIDNALDYFEKIKKRKIYYLELPSPSPFAFNLVVSASSDVVFMEDKKKMIAELHKKVMEFISMKGKGKK from the coding sequence ATGGGAAAGGTAGAATATTTAAAAAAAGAGTATTCTGATGAAGAAATTTATGAAATTTTAGAAGAGCCGGTAAAAGAATGGTTTAGAAAAAAATATGGGAGCTTTACACCACCACAAAGATACGCAATTAAAGAAATACATGAAGGAAAGAATGTTTTAATCTGCTCACCAACTGGGAGTGGAAAGACATTATCAGCTTTTTTAGCAGGAATAAATGAGTTAATAAAATTATCAATGGAAAATAAATTAGAAGATAGGATTTATATTCTCTATGTATCCCCACTAAGGGCTTTAAATAACGATATTGAAAGAAATTTAAAAGAGCCGTTAAAAGAGATTTATGAAGTTGCTAAAGAGCTAAATATAGAGTTGGATGAAATTAGAGTCGCTGTCAGAACAAGTGATACAACAAGCTCACAAAAACAAAGAATGCTGAAAAAACCGCCACATATATTAATAACAACCCCTGAATCATTAGCTATAGCTTTGAATTCACCAAAATTCTCTCAACTATTGAGTGGAATTAAATATGTGATAGTTGATGAAATCCACGCTTTAACAAATAAAAGAGGAGTTCATCTCTCGCTTTCTTTAGAAAGGTTGAATAGAATAGCTAACTTCATAAGAATTGGTTTATCAGCAACTATACATCCATTAACTGAGGTTGCCAAATTTTTAGTAGGCAATGGGAGGGATTGCTATATTGTAGATGTTAATTATGCAAAAGAGATTGAGATAAAGGTTATTTCACCAGTGGATGATTTTATTTACACACCTTCAGAGGAAATTAGTAAAAGATTATACAATTTATTAAAAAAACTCATAGAAGAGCATAAAACAACTTTAATATTTACAAATACAAGAAGTGCTACTGAAAGAGTAGCATTTCATTTAAAGCAGTTGGGAGTCGAAAAGGTTGAGACACACCACTCATCTTTAAGTAGAGAGCATAGGTTGGAAGTTGAAGAGAAATTAAAAAAAGGAGAAATTAAAGTTTGTATATCTTCAACCAGCTTAGAGTTAGGCGTGGATATTGGGAGTATTGACTTAGTTATCCTTCTCGGCTCACCAAAGAGTGTTTCAAGGGCTTTACAAAGAATTGGTAGGAGTGGGCATAGGTTGCATGAGAAAAGTAAAGGAATTATAATTCCATTTGATAGGGATGATTTGGTAGAGAATGTTGTTCTCGCTTATGATGCAAAAATTGGGAGAATAGATAAAGTTCATATTCCAAAAAACTGTTTGGATGTTTTAGCACAACATTTAGTTGGAATGGCATTAGAGAAAGTTTGGGATGTTGATGAAGCTTATAATCTAATTAAAAAAGCCTATCCATATAAAGATTTAAGTAAAGAAGATTTTTTAGATGTTTTAAATTATTTAGCTGGTGGAATTGAAGAAAAAAATGTCTATGCAAAAATTTGGCTTAAAGATAACAAATTTGGAAAGAGAGGGAAAAGTGTTAGGGCTATATACTATATGAACGTTGGAACCATTCCCGATGAGACAGCAGTTGATGTTATTGCTGATGGCAAATATATTGGAGAAGTTGAAGAGGAATTTGCTGAAAAGTTAATGAAAGGAGATATCTTTGTTTTGGGAGGGAAAACATACAAATACTTAGGGGGAAGAGGAAATAAAATTAGAGTTAAGGAAGTTTTTGATGAAAAACCAACTATTCCAGCATGGTTTTCTGAGCAATTACCATTAGCTTATGACTTAGCTTTAGATATTGAAAAATTTAGAAAAGAAGTTTTATCTTCAGATATTAAAGATATTAAAGAAAAATATGACATAGATGAAAAAACAGCTAAGGCAATTAAAAATTACATAAATGAGCAAAATAGCTTTGCAATAGTTCCTGATGATGAAAAGGTATTGATAGAAAGTTTTGATGAGGAAAAGAGAAGATATTATATATTCCACTTTGTAGCTGGAAGAAGGGCTAATGAAGCATTGGCAAGAGCTTTCGCAAATTATATATCAAAAATAAAGAAATGTAATGTTAGAATTTCAGTGAATGATTATGGATTTGCCTTAATACTACCCAAAAACAGAAAGATAAAGAAGGCAGATATTGTTGAGCTTTTTAACTTAGATATTATTAAAAATGTGAAAGAAAGTATAGAGAGGAGTGAGATTTTAAAGAGAAGGTTTAGACATGTTGCTACAAGAGGGTTTATGATTTTGAGAAAATATATGAATAGAAAAATCAGCGTTGATAGACAGCAGTTTAATGCTGAGATGCTTTTAAAGTATTGTAAAGAGGTTAACCATCCTTTATATAGGGAGACCTTGAGGGAAATTTTAGAAGATAGCTTAGATATTGATAATGCCTTAGATTATTTTGAAAAAATTAAGAAAAGGAAAATTTATTATTTAGAGTTGCCTTCACCTTCACCATTTGCATTTAATTTGGTTGTTTCAGCTTCATCGGATGTAGTGTTTATGGAAGATAAGAAGAAGATGATTGCAGAACTTCATAAAAAAGTTATGGAATTCATTTCAATGAAAGGGAAAGGAAAGAAATAA
- the ribH gene encoding 6,7-dimethyl-8-ribityllumazine synthase, producing MVRLGFVIAEFNRDITYMMEKVAEEHAEFLGATVKYKIVVPGVFDIPLAVKKLLEKDDVDAVVTIGCVIEGETEHDEIVVHNAARKIADLALQYDKPVTLGISGPGMTRLQAQERVDYGKRAVEAAVKMVKRLKALEK from the coding sequence GTGGTGAGACTTGGCTTTGTAATTGCTGAATTTAATAGAGATATAACATACATGATGGAAAAAGTTGCTGAAGAACATGCTGAGTTTTTAGGGGCAACTGTAAAATACAAAATTGTAGTTCCAGGAGTTTTTGATATACCATTAGCTGTAAAAAAATTATTGGAAAAGGATGATGTTGATGCAGTTGTAACAATTGGATGTGTTATTGAAGGAGAGACAGAGCATGATGAAATAGTTGTCCATAATGCAGCGAGAAAAATAGCAGATTTAGCTCTACAATATGACAAACCAGTAACTCTTGGAATCTCTGGACCAGGAATGACAAGATTACAAGCTCAAGAAAGAGTTGATTATGGTAAGAGAGCTGTTGAAGCAGCTGTTAAAATGGTTAAAAGGTTGAAAGCATTAGAAAAATAA
- a CDS encoding ATP-dependent nuclease, which translates to MKIMKIEIKNFRSIKEVSIDEISNILILVGKNNSGKSAILNAIDVFWGNRKIKEDDFHKNENKIEIKIQFLIDDTYLEKLYNDSSFGILKIPSNRNDFEILKANTEFESYDFNEFRQLRNGLRGKSLEEIKCNHKEFYDFWMKALKYKWKIEDGTVEIKYEHEKGQDNGKYTLSNEVELKSKTLKTLLPELIYIDDERNFKDEEEGKKSTWTEKIIKNIAIPKIRKSTEKICKECEDRRCEECYNNLKNKKAESLSVYDLEKILKYKMEEEINEISERIAEFFKNYYSSDYSVKLKPEVDIEKAFSTETKIFSQYLGEKPLSNFGAGVRSIYILSLLKAYSELSKNEDAIFILEEPEIYLHPELQKEMGSILFKLSQSHQILFSTHSPLLLRNFSMENIRKVYLNNNYETEVKKETLDNILGDLGYSTVDLINKEFVIIVEGKDDTRRLKEIIKHYYNVDNDKLEKIYFLEAKGCGNIEAYATVKFMGMTHLKDNFVIIRDSDTVPCNKLKERLINKYKSNIDDIDEATLSDKILILPYSAMECYFLDKNVMKKMDVLNSDEEYYGIIRNHIENYREKIIKDWKKYMEKELNPKNRPNKSVEIDEIIEERKLKMFSEISDEKLEDLAKKWIRGHDLYDAFMRELNHGLSEEEYDKRYIQNSTPEVFKDILDFLDKQEYFKNLGFKNR; encoded by the coding sequence ATGAAAATAATGAAAATAGAAATCAAAAATTTTAGGTCTATAAAGGAAGTTTCAATAGATGAAATATCAAACATACTAATACTTGTGGGCAAAAACAATTCTGGGAAAAGTGCTATTTTAAATGCAATAGATGTTTTTTGGGGAAATAGAAAAATTAAGGAAGATGATTTTCACAAAAATGAAAACAAAATAGAAATTAAGATTCAGTTTTTGATTGACGATACCTATCTTGAAAAATTGTATAATGACAGTAGTTTCGGAATATTGAAAATACCTTCAAATAGGAATGATTTTGAAATCCTTAAAGCTAATACAGAATTTGAATCTTATGATTTTAATGAGTTTAGACAATTAAGAAATGGACTAAGAGGAAAATCATTAGAAGAAATTAAATGTAACCATAAGGAATTTTATGATTTTTGGATGAAAGCATTAAAATATAAGTGGAAAATAGAAGATGGGACTGTAGAAATAAAATATGAACATGAAAAAGGTCAAGATAATGGAAAATATACTTTAAGTAATGAGGTAGAGCTAAAGTCCAAGACATTAAAAACCCTACTACCAGAGTTAATTTATATTGATGATGAAAGAAATTTTAAAGATGAAGAAGAAGGAAAAAAGAGCACTTGGACAGAAAAAATAATTAAAAATATTGCAATACCTAAAATAAGAAAATCTACCGAAAAGATATGTAAAGAGTGCGAAGATAGAAGATGTGAAGAGTGTTATAACAACCTAAAGAATAAAAAAGCTGAGAGTTTATCAGTTTATGACTTGGAAAAAATATTAAAATATAAAATGGAAGAGGAAATAAATGAAATCTCTGAAAGAATTGCTGAGTTTTTTAAAAATTACTATTCATCAGATTATAGTGTTAAATTAAAACCGGAAGTTGATATTGAAAAGGCATTTTCAACTGAAACAAAAATATTTAGCCAATATTTAGGAGAAAAACCACTGTCTAACTTTGGAGCTGGAGTTAGAAGCATATATATTCTATCACTCCTAAAAGCATATTCTGAGTTAAGTAAGAATGAGGATGCCATTTTTATTCTTGAAGAGCCAGAAATATATCTTCATCCAGAATTACAAAAAGAAATGGGTTCTATCTTGTTTAAACTTTCTCAATCTCATCAAATATTGTTTTCAACACATTCCCCATTACTTTTAAGAAATTTCAGCATGGAAAATATCAGAAAGGTTTATCTAAATAATAATTATGAAACAGAAGTTAAAAAAGAAACGTTAGATAATATATTAGGAGATTTAGGATATTCAACAGTTGATTTAATAAACAAGGAATTTGTAATTATAGTTGAAGGAAAAGACGATACTCGTAGATTAAAAGAAATTATAAAACATTATTATAATGTTGATAATGATAAACTTGAAAAAATTTATTTTTTAGAAGCAAAAGGTTGTGGGAATATTGAAGCTTATGCTACGGTAAAATTTATGGGAATGACTCATTTAAAAGATAATTTTGTTATAATTAGAGATTCCGATACAGTTCCATGTAATAAACTGAAAGAAAGATTAATTAATAAATACAAAAGCAATATTGATGATATTGATGAAGCTACTCTTAGTGATAAGATTCTAATTTTGCCTTATTCAGCAATGGAGTGTTATTTTTTAGACAAAAATGTTATGAAAAAAATGGACGTTTTAAATAGTGATGAAGAATATTATGGGATAATTAGAAACCATATTGAAAATTATAGAGAAAAAATAATAAAAGATTGGAAAAAATATATGGAAAAAGAACTAAATCCAAAGAATAGACCTAACAAATCAGTTGAAATTGATGAAATAATAGAAGAAAGGAAACTAAAAATGTTCAGCGAAATTAGTGATGAAAAACTTGAAGATTTGGCTAAAAAGTGGATTCGAGGACATGATTTATATGATGCCTTTATGAGAGAATTAAATCATGGTTTAAGTGAAGAAGAATATGATAAGAGATATATTCAAAACTCCACACCAGAAGTATTTAAGGATATACTTGACTTTTTAGATAAGCAGGAATATTTTAAAAACTTAGGATTTAAAAATAGATAA
- the yhbY gene encoding ribosome assembly RNA-binding protein YhbY has translation MTEEQKRKLTGKMKRMLRAKAHHLEPVVWVGKEGSEKVIKEVDRQLKERGLIKVKVRRAALLYEDKYEIAEKLAKACDAEVVSVVGHVITLFRPREGWKKYLAKKPKKKVKKDEKIIELFEKFKKKAIKE, from the coding sequence ATGACAGAAGAACAAAAAAGAAAACTTACTGGAAAAATGAAGAGAATGCTTAGAGCTAAAGCTCATCACTTAGAACCTGTTGTATGGGTTGGAAAGGAAGGAAGTGAGAAGGTTATTAAAGAGGTTGATAGACAGTTGAAAGAGAGAGGTTTAATAAAGGTTAAGGTTAGAAGAGCTGCTTTATTGTATGAGGATAAATATGAAATTGCTGAAAAGCTTGCTAAGGCATGTGATGCAGAGGTTGTTAGTGTAGTAGGTCATGTTATAACCTTATTTAGGCCAAGAGAAGGATGGAAAAAGTATTTAGCTAAAAAACCAAAGAAAAAGGTTAAAAAAGATGAAAAGATTATTGAATTATTTGAAAAGTTTAAGAAGAAGGCAATTAAAGAATAA
- the fdhD gene encoding formate dehydrogenase accessory sulfurtransferase FdhD: MIKKVKIKKFDGKNFYDMEDYVAVEETYNIFINGEFVKSHVMSPNFLNEFGAGFAVSEGFLNKIDKVEVDKNNIYIFGEKNNKEIKDKKKPKIDIEIIKKIISYELKAKYWEITGSFHWASMFDLNGESIIFVEDIGRHNAVDKVIGYAVLNNYNLNELILRYSGRIPYEIVKKAVNSGLNVIISKSPPTDKAINLAEENGILLIGFARNGKFNIYTSGELWER; this comes from the coding sequence ATGATTAAAAAGGTAAAAATAAAAAAGTTTGACGGTAAAAATTTTTATGATATGGAAGATTATGTGGCTGTTGAAGAAACCTACAACATTTTTATCAATGGAGAGTTTGTTAAATCTCATGTAATGTCCCCTAATTTTTTAAATGAATTTGGAGCTGGGTTTGCTGTAAGTGAAGGGTTTTTAAACAAAATTGATAAAGTTGAAGTTGATAAAAACAACATATACATCTTTGGAGAAAAAAATAATAAAGAAATTAAAGATAAGAAGAAACCAAAAATAGACATTGAAATCATTAAAAAGATAATCTCTTATGAATTAAAGGCCAAATATTGGGAAATAACTGGAAGTTTTCACTGGGCTTCAATGTTTGATTTGAATGGAGAGAGTATAATTTTTGTTGAAGATATTGGAAGGCATAATGCTGTTGATAAAGTTATTGGCTATGCAGTATTAAACAATTACAACTTAAACGAGCTAATATTGAGATACAGCGGAAGAATACCTTATGAGATTGTTAAAAAAGCTGTAAATAGTGGTTTAAATGTTATTATTTCAAAATCCCCACCAACAGATAAAGCTATTAATTTAGCAGAAGAAAATGGTATATTGTTGATTGGCTTTGCGAGAAATGGGAAATTTAATATTTACACAAGTGGGGAATTATGGGAAAGGTAG
- the fbp gene encoding fructose-1,6-bisphosphate aldolase/phosphatase, which produces MENNKVTISVIKADVGGLCGHTLAPDELLEACEAVLEEAVDEIILDYYVTRCGDDIDLIMSHKLGCDNEKVHGLAWKAFEEATKIAKELKLYGAGQDLLSDSFSGNVRGMGPGCAEMEFVERKSEPIVVFCCDKTDPTAFNYPLFKMFADPFNTAGLVFDPSMISGFRFEVHDVVGHKKVFLDTPEEMYMLLALIGDYEKYAIKRVYRRRDNEIAAVVSTEKLNYIAGEYVGKDDPVAIVRAQSGFPAVGEVLEPFANPHFVPGWMRGSHWGPIMPVGEEDATPTRFDGPARVIALGFQVCDGMLIGPNDLFADRGFDKAREKALEMADIIRRMGPFQPHRLPATMMEYTTVPKVLEALEDRFIPLEGLELIEEGGITRKDRGDVE; this is translated from the coding sequence ATGGAAAATAACAAAGTAACAATTAGTGTCATAAAGGCAGATGTTGGAGGGTTATGTGGGCACACATTAGCTCCAGATGAGTTGTTGGAGGCATGTGAGGCAGTTTTAGAGGAAGCGGTTGATGAGATAATATTAGATTATTATGTTACAAGATGTGGAGATGACATTGATTTAATTATGAGCCATAAATTAGGCTGTGATAATGAGAAAGTCCATGGATTGGCATGGAAAGCTTTTGAAGAAGCAACAAAAATAGCTAAAGAGTTAAAACTATATGGAGCTGGGCAGGATTTATTGTCAGACAGTTTCTCAGGAAATGTTAGAGGTATGGGGCCAGGATGTGCAGAGATGGAGTTTGTTGAGAGAAAGAGTGAACCAATAGTTGTTTTCTGTTGCGATAAGACTGACCCAACAGCATTTAACTATCCATTATTCAAGATGTTTGCAGATCCATTCAACACAGCTGGTTTAGTTTTCGACCCTTCAATGATTTCTGGATTTAGATTTGAAGTCCATGATGTTGTTGGGCATAAGAAAGTGTTCTTAGACACACCAGAAGAGATGTATATGCTCTTAGCTTTAATTGGGGATTATGAGAAGTATGCAATTAAGAGAGTTTATAGAAGAAGAGATAACGAAATAGCTGCTGTTGTTAGTACAGAAAAATTAAACTACATAGCAGGGGAGTATGTTGGTAAAGATGACCCAGTAGCTATTGTTAGAGCTCAAAGTGGATTCCCAGCTGTTGGAGAGGTTTTAGAGCCATTTGCTAACCCACACTTTGTCCCAGGATGGATGAGAGGTAGCCACTGGGGCCCAATAATGCCAGTTGGAGAAGAAGATGCAACACCTACAAGATTTGACGGACCGGCAAGAGTTATTGCTTTAGGATTCCAAGTTTGCGATGGAATGTTAATTGGGCCAAATGACTTATTTGCAGATAGAGGATTTGATAAAGCAAGAGAGAAAGCTTTAGAGATGGCAGACATTATAAGAAGAATGGGACCATTCCAACCACACAGATTACCTGCAACAATGATGGAATACACAACAGTTCCAAAGGTTTTAGAGGCATTGGAGGATAGATTTATTCCTTTAGAAGGTTTAGAGTTGATAGAAGAAGGAGGAATTACAAGAAAAGACAGAGGAGATGTAGAATAA
- the sppA gene encoding signal peptide peptidase SppA translates to MKKIYIILLLLFVILIGLVGASILLVMSLSGENIDLFGGEKIAKVYLCNEIYFDYNQEEGLFPETKKDARYYINLLDDLEKDDSVKGVLLVVNSPGGEVIASEKLARKVEELAKKKPVVVYVEGLDASGAYMVSVPADYIVAEKHSIVGSIGVRMDLMHYYGLMKKLGINVTTIKAGKYKDIGSPFRPMTKEEEEYLQKMINETYMDFIKWVAEHRNLSINYTLKIADGKIYSGEDAKKVGLVDEVGTEEDALKKLEELANVSNPEIVEYGLEENKGLFGLTYYLGYGIGKGLGEVLYGMEKINGRVELLS, encoded by the coding sequence ATGAAAAAAATCTACATCATCCTTCTACTTCTTTTTGTAATTTTAATTGGTTTAGTGGGGGCAAGTATATTATTGGTTATGAGCTTATCAGGAGAAAATATTGATTTATTTGGTGGGGAAAAAATAGCCAAAGTTTATTTATGCAATGAAATCTATTTTGACTATAATCAAGAAGAGGGGCTTTTCCCAGAAACTAAAAAGGATGCAAGATATTATATAAATTTATTAGATGATTTAGAGAAGGATGATTCAGTTAAAGGTGTTTTATTGGTTGTTAATTCACCAGGGGGAGAGGTTATAGCAAGTGAAAAATTAGCAAGGAAAGTTGAAGAGCTTGCAAAGAAAAAGCCAGTAGTTGTTTATGTTGAGGGCTTAGATGCTTCGGGGGCATATATGGTTTCAGTTCCTGCAGATTATATAGTTGCTGAAAAACACTCGATAGTTGGAAGTATTGGAGTTAGGATGGATTTAATGCACTACTATGGATTAATGAAAAAACTTGGTATAAATGTAACTACAATAAAAGCTGGGAAGTATAAGGATATTGGTTCCCCATTTAGGCCAATGACTAAAGAAGAAGAGGAATATTTGCAAAAGATGATAAATGAAACATATATGGATTTTATTAAATGGGTGGCAGAGCATAGGAATTTGTCAATAAATTACACATTGAAAATAGCTGATGGAAAGATATATAGTGGGGAGGATGCTAAAAAAGTTGGATTAGTTGATGAAGTTGGAACTGAAGAAGATGCTTTGAAAAAATTGGAAGAGTTGGCTAATGTCTCAAATCCTGAGATTGTTGAATATGGCTTAGAAGAGAATAAAGGATTGTTTGGATTAACATACTATTTAGGTTATGGAATTGGAAAAGGACTTGGAGAAGTTTTATATGGAATGGAAAAGATTAATGGAAGAGTTGAATTATTGAGCTGA